A single window of Gossypium hirsutum isolate 1008001.06 chromosome A10, Gossypium_hirsutum_v2.1, whole genome shotgun sequence DNA harbors:
- the LOC107925155 gene encoding serine/threonine-protein phosphatase 6 regulatory subunit 3 isoform X1, giving the protein MFWRMTGYSSASPIDAILDKDNFTLEELLDEDEIIQECKSLNGRLINFLREKAQVEQLIQYIVVEPPENADKKQIYKFPSIACEIFTCEVDIILKTLVEDEGLMNLLFSFLNSNHSHGTQLAGYFSRIVICLLLRKTSAFMQYIKGHQEIVEMLIDLIGITSIMEVLIRLIGADEHMYASYMESMQWIEETNMLEMIADKFSSSDSAEVHANAAETLCAITRFAPHGLAAKITSPNFIRRLFRHALEDSRPKSVLVNSLTVCISLLDPKRLTLGVYHTYNRQISQGSTISANPKTVEGMLENLGNLLKLLDASSSKSTLLTTYGKLQPPLGKHRLKIVEFISVLLMVGSETAEKELIRLSAMQRILNLFFEYPYNNFLHHHVENIILSCLESKNVPLIANLLRECNLLGKILEAEKNCMLGSDPNMPTVSAEGRPSPKIGNIGHLTRISNKLVQLGNSNWDIQSYLQPSPMSLTPLLLPSFEHRDFQVLSSNHWDDPRENSEWIDWQKNVLSKRNAIENVYQWACGRPTTLQDRTRDSDDDYQDRDYDVTALANNLSQAFRYGIYSNDDTDEVHGSLERDDEDVYFDDESAEVVISSLRLGDDQESGSLFTNSNWFALEDDRGSNDNPTGALPSASPNIEGAGVVNGDGEDDKVVVGKGDDLEDTATSSQVPDVKSEVNSADLSEDSKEAAHNANDEPPTWVEWRETSDGIKASGFAESAIVRNGEVQVKLEEKGSDTDHNQEYTAEPSPSSSSDNASEATLEPSAKSTNTNLGSNPPEPSASGDGNANPLVTNDDETASGIGSASEITKDVKDTATEKETVN; this is encoded by the exons CTTGCGGGAGAAGGCTCAGGTTGAACAACTTATTCAATATATTGTGGTAGAACCTCCAGAGAATGCTGATAAGAAGCAAATTTACAA GTTTCCTTCTATTGCATGTGAGATTTTTACGTGTGAGGTTGATATCATACTAAAGACACTAGTAGAAGATGAGGGA TTAATGAATTTGTTATTTTCCTTCTTGAATTCGAATCACTCTCATGGCACACAACTGGCAGGGTACTTTAGCAGG ATTGTCATATGTCTGCTGTTGCGGAAGACATCAGCGTTCATGCAGTATATTAAG GGACATCAGGAAATTGTTGAGATGCTAATTGACCTGATTGGCATAACTTCCATAATGGAG GTTTTAATACGTCTAATTGGTGCTGATGAGCATATGTACGCTAGCTACATGGAGTCAATGCAATGGATAGAGGAAACAAATATGTTGGAGATGATTGCGGACAAGTTTAGCTCTTCT GATTCTGCTGAGGTGCATGCCAATGCTGCTGAAACCTTATGTGCAATAACACGATTTGCTCCTCATGGTCTTGCTGCCAAAATTACAAGCCCAAA TTTCATCAGAAGATTATTTCGTCATGCTTTGGAAGACTCAAGACCCAAATCTGTTCTGGTCAATTCCTTGACTGTCTGCATATCTTTGTTAGATCCCAAGAGGCTAACATTGGGTGTGTATCACACATACAACCGCCAAATCTCTCAAGGATCAACGATATCTGCTAACCCTAAGACAGTTGAAGGCATGCTGGAGAATTTAG GTAATTTACTGAAGCTTTTGGATGCTTCGTCCTCAAAGTCAACCTTATTAACAACGTATGGAAAATTACAGCCACCACTTGGGAAACATCGTTTGAAG ATTGTAGAGTTTATTTCAGTCTTGCTGATGGTTGGTAGTGAAACTGCTGAAAAGGAATTGATTCGATTGAGTGCCATGCAGAGGATTCTGAACTTGTTCTTTGA GTATCCGTACAACAATTTCTTGCATCATCATGTGGAGAACATAATATTGTCTTGTTTAGAGAGCAAAAATGTTCCTCTTATTGCAAATCTCCTTCGGGAATGTAATcttttgggaaaaatacttgaagcAGAAAAGAATTGCATGTTAGGTTCTGATCCAAATATG CCAACAGTTAGTGCTGAAGGTAGACCATCACCGAAGATAGGGAATATTGGACACTTGACACGTATATCTAACAAACTTGTTCAGCTTGGAAATAGCAACTGGGACATTCAGTCATATCTGCAG CCGTCTCCCATGTCATTAACTCCTCTTCTACTCCCAAGCTTCGAACATCGAGATTTCCAAGTTCTAAGTTCTAACCACTGGGATGATCCCAGG GAAAACAGTGAATGGATTGATTGGCAGAAGAATGTTCTATCAAAGCGTAATGCTATAGAAAATGTTTACCAGTGGGCTTGTGG GAGGCCAACCACATTACAAGACAGGACTAGAGATAGTGATGATGATTACCAAGATAGGGATTATGATGTTACAGCCTTGGCAAATAACTTAAGCCAGGCATTTCGATATGGCATTTATAGTAATGATGATACAGATGAG gTACATGGCTCACTTGAACGAGATGATGAG GATGTTTATTTTGATGACGAATCTGCGGAGGTTGTAATATCTTCTTTACGCCTAGGTGATGATCAAGAAAG TGGCTCTCTTTTTACGAATTCCAACTGGTTTGCTTTAGAAGATGACAGAGGTTCCAATGACAATCCAACTGGTGCTCTGCCTTCTGCATCACCTAATATTGAGGGAGCTGGTGTTGTCAACGGCGATGGTGAAGATGATAAGGTGGTTGTCGGCAAAGGCGATGACTTAGAAGATACAGCAACATCTTCTCAGGTACCTGATGTAAAATCAGAAGTTAACTCTGCCGATCTGTCTGAAGACTCTAAAGAAGCCGCACACAATGCAAATGATGAACCACCTACTTGGGTCGAATGGAGAGAAACCTCTGATGGCATCAAAGCATCTGGTTTTGCTGAATCTGCTATTGTCCGAAACGGTGAAGTACAAGTGAAATTAGAAGAAAAAGGCAGTGATACTGATCATAACCAAGAATATACTGCCGAACCCTCTCCATCATCATCCTCAGACAATGCAAGTGAAGCCACCTTGGAGCCATCTGCGAAATCGACAAATACAAACCTTGGTTCAAATCCCCCTGAGCCATCAGCTTCTGGCGATGGCAATGCAAATCCACTTGTTACCAATGATGATGAAACAGCTTCAGGAATAGGGTCTGCCTCTGAAATTACCAAAGATGTCAAAGATACGGCCACCGAAAAGGAGACGGTGAACTAA
- the LOC107925155 gene encoding serine/threonine-protein phosphatase 6 regulatory subunit 3 isoform X2, with protein sequence MFWRMTGYSSASPIDAILDKDNFTLEELLDEDEIIQECKSLNGRLINFLREKAQVEQLIQYIVVEPPENADKKQIYKFPSIACEIFTCEVDIILKTLVEDEGLMNLLFSFLNSNHSHGTQLAGYFSRIVICLLLRKTSAFMQYIKGHQEIVEMLIDLIGITSIMEVLIRLIGADEHMYASYMESMQWIEETNMLEMIADKFSSSDSAEVHANAAETLCAITRFAPHGLAAKITSPNFIRRLFRHALEDSRPKSVLVNSLTVCISLLDPKRLTLGVYHTYNRQISQGSTISANPKTVEGMLENLGNLLKLLDASSSKSTLLTTYGKLQPPLGKHRLKIVEFISVLLMVGSETAEKELIRLSAMQRILNLFFEYPYNNFLHHHVENIILSCLESKNVPLIANLLRECNLLGKILEAEKNCMLGSDPNMPTVSAEGRPSPKIGNIGHLTRISNKLVQLGNSNWDIQSYLQENSEWIDWQKNVLSKRNAIENVYQWACGRPTTLQDRTRDSDDDYQDRDYDVTALANNLSQAFRYGIYSNDDTDEVHGSLERDDEDVYFDDESAEVVISSLRLGDDQESGSLFTNSNWFALEDDRGSNDNPTGALPSASPNIEGAGVVNGDGEDDKVVVGKGDDLEDTATSSQVPDVKSEVNSADLSEDSKEAAHNANDEPPTWVEWRETSDGIKASGFAESAIVRNGEVQVKLEEKGSDTDHNQEYTAEPSPSSSSDNASEATLEPSAKSTNTNLGSNPPEPSASGDGNANPLVTNDDETASGIGSASEITKDVKDTATEKETVN encoded by the exons CTTGCGGGAGAAGGCTCAGGTTGAACAACTTATTCAATATATTGTGGTAGAACCTCCAGAGAATGCTGATAAGAAGCAAATTTACAA GTTTCCTTCTATTGCATGTGAGATTTTTACGTGTGAGGTTGATATCATACTAAAGACACTAGTAGAAGATGAGGGA TTAATGAATTTGTTATTTTCCTTCTTGAATTCGAATCACTCTCATGGCACACAACTGGCAGGGTACTTTAGCAGG ATTGTCATATGTCTGCTGTTGCGGAAGACATCAGCGTTCATGCAGTATATTAAG GGACATCAGGAAATTGTTGAGATGCTAATTGACCTGATTGGCATAACTTCCATAATGGAG GTTTTAATACGTCTAATTGGTGCTGATGAGCATATGTACGCTAGCTACATGGAGTCAATGCAATGGATAGAGGAAACAAATATGTTGGAGATGATTGCGGACAAGTTTAGCTCTTCT GATTCTGCTGAGGTGCATGCCAATGCTGCTGAAACCTTATGTGCAATAACACGATTTGCTCCTCATGGTCTTGCTGCCAAAATTACAAGCCCAAA TTTCATCAGAAGATTATTTCGTCATGCTTTGGAAGACTCAAGACCCAAATCTGTTCTGGTCAATTCCTTGACTGTCTGCATATCTTTGTTAGATCCCAAGAGGCTAACATTGGGTGTGTATCACACATACAACCGCCAAATCTCTCAAGGATCAACGATATCTGCTAACCCTAAGACAGTTGAAGGCATGCTGGAGAATTTAG GTAATTTACTGAAGCTTTTGGATGCTTCGTCCTCAAAGTCAACCTTATTAACAACGTATGGAAAATTACAGCCACCACTTGGGAAACATCGTTTGAAG ATTGTAGAGTTTATTTCAGTCTTGCTGATGGTTGGTAGTGAAACTGCTGAAAAGGAATTGATTCGATTGAGTGCCATGCAGAGGATTCTGAACTTGTTCTTTGA GTATCCGTACAACAATTTCTTGCATCATCATGTGGAGAACATAATATTGTCTTGTTTAGAGAGCAAAAATGTTCCTCTTATTGCAAATCTCCTTCGGGAATGTAATcttttgggaaaaatacttgaagcAGAAAAGAATTGCATGTTAGGTTCTGATCCAAATATG CCAACAGTTAGTGCTGAAGGTAGACCATCACCGAAGATAGGGAATATTGGACACTTGACACGTATATCTAACAAACTTGTTCAGCTTGGAAATAGCAACTGGGACATTCAGTCATATCTGCAG GAAAACAGTGAATGGATTGATTGGCAGAAGAATGTTCTATCAAAGCGTAATGCTATAGAAAATGTTTACCAGTGGGCTTGTGG GAGGCCAACCACATTACAAGACAGGACTAGAGATAGTGATGATGATTACCAAGATAGGGATTATGATGTTACAGCCTTGGCAAATAACTTAAGCCAGGCATTTCGATATGGCATTTATAGTAATGATGATACAGATGAG gTACATGGCTCACTTGAACGAGATGATGAG GATGTTTATTTTGATGACGAATCTGCGGAGGTTGTAATATCTTCTTTACGCCTAGGTGATGATCAAGAAAG TGGCTCTCTTTTTACGAATTCCAACTGGTTTGCTTTAGAAGATGACAGAGGTTCCAATGACAATCCAACTGGTGCTCTGCCTTCTGCATCACCTAATATTGAGGGAGCTGGTGTTGTCAACGGCGATGGTGAAGATGATAAGGTGGTTGTCGGCAAAGGCGATGACTTAGAAGATACAGCAACATCTTCTCAGGTACCTGATGTAAAATCAGAAGTTAACTCTGCCGATCTGTCTGAAGACTCTAAAGAAGCCGCACACAATGCAAATGATGAACCACCTACTTGGGTCGAATGGAGAGAAACCTCTGATGGCATCAAAGCATCTGGTTTTGCTGAATCTGCTATTGTCCGAAACGGTGAAGTACAAGTGAAATTAGAAGAAAAAGGCAGTGATACTGATCATAACCAAGAATATACTGCCGAACCCTCTCCATCATCATCCTCAGACAATGCAAGTGAAGCCACCTTGGAGCCATCTGCGAAATCGACAAATACAAACCTTGGTTCAAATCCCCCTGAGCCATCAGCTTCTGGCGATGGCAATGCAAATCCACTTGTTACCAATGATGATGAAACAGCTTCAGGAATAGGGTCTGCCTCTGAAATTACCAAAGATGTCAAAGATACGGCCACCGAAAAGGAGACGGTGAACTAA
- the LOC107925155 gene encoding serine/threonine-protein phosphatase 6 regulatory subunit 2 isoform X3 → MNLLFSFLNSNHSHGTQLAGYFSRIVICLLLRKTSAFMQYIKGHQEIVEMLIDLIGITSIMEVLIRLIGADEHMYASYMESMQWIEETNMLEMIADKFSSSDSAEVHANAAETLCAITRFAPHGLAAKITSPNFIRRLFRHALEDSRPKSVLVNSLTVCISLLDPKRLTLGVYHTYNRQISQGSTISANPKTVEGMLENLGNLLKLLDASSSKSTLLTTYGKLQPPLGKHRLKIVEFISVLLMVGSETAEKELIRLSAMQRILNLFFEYPYNNFLHHHVENIILSCLESKNVPLIANLLRECNLLGKILEAEKNCMLGSDPNMPTVSAEGRPSPKIGNIGHLTRISNKLVQLGNSNWDIQSYLQPSPMSLTPLLLPSFEHRDFQVLSSNHWDDPRENSEWIDWQKNVLSKRNAIENVYQWACGRPTTLQDRTRDSDDDYQDRDYDVTALANNLSQAFRYGIYSNDDTDEVHGSLERDDEDVYFDDESAEVVISSLRLGDDQESGSLFTNSNWFALEDDRGSNDNPTGALPSASPNIEGAGVVNGDGEDDKVVVGKGDDLEDTATSSQVPDVKSEVNSADLSEDSKEAAHNANDEPPTWVEWRETSDGIKASGFAESAIVRNGEVQVKLEEKGSDTDHNQEYTAEPSPSSSSDNASEATLEPSAKSTNTNLGSNPPEPSASGDGNANPLVTNDDETASGIGSASEITKDVKDTATEKETVN, encoded by the exons ATGAATTTGTTATTTTCCTTCTTGAATTCGAATCACTCTCATGGCACACAACTGGCAGGGTACTTTAGCAGG ATTGTCATATGTCTGCTGTTGCGGAAGACATCAGCGTTCATGCAGTATATTAAG GGACATCAGGAAATTGTTGAGATGCTAATTGACCTGATTGGCATAACTTCCATAATGGAG GTTTTAATACGTCTAATTGGTGCTGATGAGCATATGTACGCTAGCTACATGGAGTCAATGCAATGGATAGAGGAAACAAATATGTTGGAGATGATTGCGGACAAGTTTAGCTCTTCT GATTCTGCTGAGGTGCATGCCAATGCTGCTGAAACCTTATGTGCAATAACACGATTTGCTCCTCATGGTCTTGCTGCCAAAATTACAAGCCCAAA TTTCATCAGAAGATTATTTCGTCATGCTTTGGAAGACTCAAGACCCAAATCTGTTCTGGTCAATTCCTTGACTGTCTGCATATCTTTGTTAGATCCCAAGAGGCTAACATTGGGTGTGTATCACACATACAACCGCCAAATCTCTCAAGGATCAACGATATCTGCTAACCCTAAGACAGTTGAAGGCATGCTGGAGAATTTAG GTAATTTACTGAAGCTTTTGGATGCTTCGTCCTCAAAGTCAACCTTATTAACAACGTATGGAAAATTACAGCCACCACTTGGGAAACATCGTTTGAAG ATTGTAGAGTTTATTTCAGTCTTGCTGATGGTTGGTAGTGAAACTGCTGAAAAGGAATTGATTCGATTGAGTGCCATGCAGAGGATTCTGAACTTGTTCTTTGA GTATCCGTACAACAATTTCTTGCATCATCATGTGGAGAACATAATATTGTCTTGTTTAGAGAGCAAAAATGTTCCTCTTATTGCAAATCTCCTTCGGGAATGTAATcttttgggaaaaatacttgaagcAGAAAAGAATTGCATGTTAGGTTCTGATCCAAATATG CCAACAGTTAGTGCTGAAGGTAGACCATCACCGAAGATAGGGAATATTGGACACTTGACACGTATATCTAACAAACTTGTTCAGCTTGGAAATAGCAACTGGGACATTCAGTCATATCTGCAG CCGTCTCCCATGTCATTAACTCCTCTTCTACTCCCAAGCTTCGAACATCGAGATTTCCAAGTTCTAAGTTCTAACCACTGGGATGATCCCAGG GAAAACAGTGAATGGATTGATTGGCAGAAGAATGTTCTATCAAAGCGTAATGCTATAGAAAATGTTTACCAGTGGGCTTGTGG GAGGCCAACCACATTACAAGACAGGACTAGAGATAGTGATGATGATTACCAAGATAGGGATTATGATGTTACAGCCTTGGCAAATAACTTAAGCCAGGCATTTCGATATGGCATTTATAGTAATGATGATACAGATGAG gTACATGGCTCACTTGAACGAGATGATGAG GATGTTTATTTTGATGACGAATCTGCGGAGGTTGTAATATCTTCTTTACGCCTAGGTGATGATCAAGAAAG TGGCTCTCTTTTTACGAATTCCAACTGGTTTGCTTTAGAAGATGACAGAGGTTCCAATGACAATCCAACTGGTGCTCTGCCTTCTGCATCACCTAATATTGAGGGAGCTGGTGTTGTCAACGGCGATGGTGAAGATGATAAGGTGGTTGTCGGCAAAGGCGATGACTTAGAAGATACAGCAACATCTTCTCAGGTACCTGATGTAAAATCAGAAGTTAACTCTGCCGATCTGTCTGAAGACTCTAAAGAAGCCGCACACAATGCAAATGATGAACCACCTACTTGGGTCGAATGGAGAGAAACCTCTGATGGCATCAAAGCATCTGGTTTTGCTGAATCTGCTATTGTCCGAAACGGTGAAGTACAAGTGAAATTAGAAGAAAAAGGCAGTGATACTGATCATAACCAAGAATATACTGCCGAACCCTCTCCATCATCATCCTCAGACAATGCAAGTGAAGCCACCTTGGAGCCATCTGCGAAATCGACAAATACAAACCTTGGTTCAAATCCCCCTGAGCCATCAGCTTCTGGCGATGGCAATGCAAATCCACTTGTTACCAATGATGATGAAACAGCTTCAGGAATAGGGTCTGCCTCTGAAATTACCAAAGATGTCAAAGATACGGCCACCGAAAAGGAGACGGTGAACTAA
- the LOC107925275 gene encoding DNA-damage-repair/toleration protein DRT111, chloroplastic — translation MLGGLYGDLPPPSDEDNQPSSNATVWSSSTKMAPPTLRKPFSGFAPPQTILRSQNKPKNPIPKTTTSSSVSISVSPSPVAVAADGMVQHQPALVGVTSSVIEEYDPARPNDYEEYRRERKRKAMEEEMRRELERRRREEDEREREREERERERERERERERERDFNDSRLNISGEEAWRRRAAMSGGVPRSPSPPPGKAEGFTIGKSETSGLGVGAGGQMTAAQRMMAKMGWKEGQGLGKQEQGITTPLMAKKTDRRAGVIVNASETSKPDKKVKSVSFNGPPTRVLLLRNMVGPGEVDDELEDEVGSECAKYGTVTRVLIFEITEPNFPADEAVRIFIQFERSEDTTKALIDLDGRFFGGRVVKASFYDEERFSKNELAPMPGEIPGFS, via the exons ATGCTTGGTGGGTTGTATGGAGATCTACCGCCGCCGTCCGATGAGGATAACCAACCGAGCAGTAACGCCACAGTATGGTCAAGCAGTACAAAGATGGCTCCTCCCACTCTCCGCAAGCCTTTCTCCGGCTTTGCTCCGCCGCAGACTATCCTCAGATCCCAAAACAAACCCAAAAACCCTATTCCCAAAACAACAACCTCTTCTTCCGTTTCCATCTCCGTCTCGCCTTCCCCCGTGGCGGTTGCAGCCGACGGAATGGTGCAACATCAGCCTGCACTTGTGGGCGTCACTTCCAGTGTAATCGAAGAGTATGACCCAGCCAGGCCCAATGATTACGAGGAATACCGGAGGGAGAGGAAGAGGAAAGCTATGGAAGAGGAGATGAGGAGGGAACTGGAGAGAAGGCGGAGGGAAGAAGACGAAAGGGAGAGGGAAAGAGAAGAGAgggaaagagagagagaaagggaaagggaaagggaaagagAAAGAGATTTCAATGATTCCAGGCTGAATATTTCAGGCGAGGAAGCTTGGAGAAGGCGTGCTGCTATGAGCGGTGGGGTTCCAAGGTCCCCATCTCCGCCGCCGGGAAAAGCCGAGGGTTTCACTATTGGGAAGTCGGAGACAAGTGGACTAGGAGTTGGGGCAGGTGGGCAGATGACTGCTGCCCAGAGAATGATGGCCAAAATGGGGTGGAAAGAAGGTCAGGGTCTTGGAAAACAGGAGCAAGGGATTACTACACCATTGATGGCAAAGAAGACTGATAGGAGAGCTGGTGTAATTGTGAACGCCAGTGAGACTTCTAAACCTGATAAGAAGGTTAAGAGTGTTAGCTTCAATGGCCCCCCTACTCGTGTTTTGCTGCTTAGAAACATG GTTGGTCCTGGTGAGGTAGACGATGAATTAGAAGACGAGGTTGGATCCGAGTGTGCCAAATACGGAACTGTTACCCGAGTTCTGATATTTGAGATAACAGAGCCAAACTTCCCAGCCGATGAAGCCGTCAGAATCTTTATTCAATTCGAGAGATCAGAGGACACAACTAAAGCATTAATTGACCTTGATGGACGGTTTTTTGGGGGTAGGGTCGTTAAAGCCTCATTTTATGATGAAGAGAGGTTTAGTAAGAATGAGCTGGCTCCGATGCCGGGGGAAATTCCGGGATTTTCTTGA
- the LOC107925276 gene encoding homeobox-leucine zipper protein ATHB-14 has protein sequence MALSMHKESLNNKQMDSSKYVRYTPEQVEALERVYNECPKPSSLRRQQLIRECPILSNIEPKQIKVWFQNRRCREKQRKEASRLQTVNRKLTAMNKLLMEENDRLQKQVSHLVYENGYMKQQLQTASVTTTDNNSCESVVVSGQHQQQQNPTPRHPQRDANNPAGLLTIAEETLAEFLSKATGIAVDWVQMIGMKPGPDSIGIVAVSRNCSGVAARACGLVSLEPTKVAEILKDRPSWYRDCRCIDVLSIIPTANGGTIELIYMQTYAPTTLAAARDFWTLRYTTSLEDGSLVICERSLTSSTGGPTGPPTTSFVRAEMLPSGFLIRPCDGGGSIIHIVDHVDLDVWSVPEVLRPLYESSKILAQKMTIAALRHIRQIAQETNGEIQYGGGRQPAVLRTFSQRLCRGFNDAVNGFVDDGWSLMGSDGVEDVTIMINSSPGKFFGSQYNTSMVPSFGGGVLCAKASMLLQSVPPALLVRFLREHRSEWADYGIDTYSASCLKPNPYTVPCARPSGFPSSQVILPLAHTVEHEEFLEVVRLEGQAFTPEDVALARDMYLLQLCSGIDENEVGACAQLVFAPIDESFADNAPLLPSGFRVIPLDSKPVMDGPGAARTLDLASTLEVGPGSNRSTGDGETNSYNLRSVLTIAFQFTFENHLRDDVASMARQYVRSVVGSVQRVAMAIAPSRISSGLGPKSLPGSPEALTLVCWICRSYRIHTGGELLRADSQSGDALLKQLWNHSDAIMCCSLKTNASPVFTFANQAGLDMLETTLVALQDIMLDKILDEAGRKSLCSEFSKIMQQGFAHLPAGICVSSMGRPVSYEQVIVWKVVDDDNDDAANHCLALMFVNWSFV, from the exons ATGGCACTTTCCATGCACAAAGAGTCATTGAATAACAAGCAAATGGATAGTAGTAAGTATGTAAGGTATACACCAGAGCAAGTGGAAGCTTTGGAAAGAGTATACAATGAATGTCCAAAGCCTAGCTCTTTAAGAAGGCAGCAGCTCATTAGGGAGTGCCCTATTCTTTCCAACATTGAGCCTAAACAGATCAAAGTTTGGTTTCAGAACCGAAg ATGTCGAGAAAAGCAGAGGAAGGAAGCTTCCCGTCTCCAGACGGTGAACCGAAAGCTGACTGCCATGAATAAGCTGTTGATGGAAGAGAATGATCGATTGCAAAAACAGGTCTCGCATCTCGTGTACGAGAATGGATACATGAAGCAGCAGCTGCAGACC GCTTCAGTAACGACCACGGACAATAATAGCTGTGAGTCCGTGGTCGTGAGTGGTCAGCACCAACAACAGCAAAACCCAACACCTCGGCACCCACAAAGGGATGCTAACAACCCAGCTGG TTTACTCACAATTGCTGAGGAGACCCTGGCAGAGTTCCTTTCGAAAGCTACCGGAATTGCTGTCGACTGGGTTCAAATGATTGGGATGAAG CCTGGTCCGGATTCTATTGGCATTGTTGCTGTTTCCCGTAACTGTAGCGGAGTAGCAGCACGTGCTTGTGGTCTTGTGAGTCTTGAGCCCACTAAG GTTGCAGAAATCCTTAAAGATCGTCCATCGTGGTATCGTGACTGCCGATGCATTGATGTATTGAGTATAATTCCGACAGCGAATGGTGGAACAATCGAGCTCATCTATATGCAG ACTTATGCGCCTACAACATTGGCTGCAGCACGGGACTTTTGGACTCTAAGATATACTACGAGCTTAGAAGATGGCAGTCTCGTG ATATGCGAGAGGTCCTTAACATCTTCTACTGGTGGCCCTACCGGGCCTCCTACTACGAGTTTTGTACGAGCCGAAATGCTTCCCAGTGGATTTCTAATCAGACCTTGTGATGGCGGTGGCTCTATCATTCACATTGTTGATCATGTTGATTTAGAT GTTTGGAGTGTTCCTGAAGTTCTTAGGCCACTTTACGAATCATCCAAAATTCTTGCTCAGAAAATGACAATTGCT GCCTTGCGGCATATACGGCAAATTGCTCAAGAGACAAATGGAGAAATTCAATATGGTGGTGGTCGTCAACCTGCTGTTTTACGGACTTTTAGTCAGAGACTTTGCAG GGGCTTTAATGATGCTGTAAATGGATTTGTCGATGATGGTTGGTCGCTTATGGGTAGTGACGGTGTCGAAGATGTGACCATCATGATAAATTCATCTCCAGGCAAATTCTTCGGGTCTCAATACAACACCTCTATGGTTCCTTCTTTTGGGGGAGGTGTACTATGTGCCAAGGCCTCAATGCTGCTTCAG AGTGTCCCTCCTGCATTGCTTGTTCGGTTTTTGAGGGAGCATCGGTCCGAGTGGGCTGATTATGGAATCGACACCTACTCCGCATCTTGTTTGAAACCTAATCCTTACACTGTCCCGTGTGCTCGGCCTAGTGGTTTCCCTAGTAGTCAGGTCATTCTACCTCTTGCGCATACAGTAGAACATGAAGAG TTCCTTGAAGTTGTTCGTCTAGAAGGCCAGGCATTCACGCCCGAAGATGTAGCTTTGGCACGGGATATGTACTTATTGCAG CTTTGCAGCGGAATTGATGAAAATGAAGTTGGTGCCTGTGCACAGCTTGTTTTTGCACCTATCGATGAATCGTTTGCTGATAATGCTCCATTGCTCCCATCAGGATTTCGAGTCATACCTCTAGATTCCAAGCCAGTTATG GATGGACCAGGAGCAGCTCGAACATTGGATTTAGCTTCTACCCTCGAAGTTGGTCCTGGTAGCAATCGCTCAACTGGTGATGGAGAGACGAACAGTTATAACCTTAGATCAGTCTTGACCATTGCATTCCAATTCACTTTCGAGAACCACTTGAGGGATGACGTGGCTTCTATGGCTCGTCAATATGTACGTAGTGTTGTGGGATCTGTTCAAAGGGTTGCCATGGCTATTGCTCCATCCCGTATTAGCTCTGGCTTGGGACCAAAAAGCCTCCCTGGTTCTCCTGAGGCTCTTACTTTGGTGTGTTGGATTTGCCGAAGCTACAG GATTCATACCGGTGGAGAACTCCTACGAGCCGATTCACAGTCCGGTGATGCTTTGCTGAAGCAACTGTGGAACCATTCAGATGCGATAATGTGCTGTTCATTGAAAACAAAT GCTTCTCCAGTTTTCACCTTTGCAAACCAGGCTGGGCTTGATATGCTAGAAACTACATTGGTAGCCCTTCAAGACATAATGCTGGACAAGATTCTCGACGAAGCCGGCCGAAAGAGCCTATGCTCCGAGTTCTCAAAGATCATGCAACAG GGGTTTGCACATCTACCAGCAGGGATATGTGTATCGAGTATGGGAAGGCCAGTGTCCTATGAGCAGGTGATTGTGTGGAAGGTTGTCGATGACGACAACGATGATGCTGCCAATCACTGCCTCGCCTTGATGTTTGTAAACTGGTCTTTTGTGTGA